The Cicer arietinum cultivar CDC Frontier isolate Library 1 chromosome 1, Cicar.CDCFrontier_v2.0, whole genome shotgun sequence genome contains the following window.
ATACAAatttctcttaatatttttaataaattcgtacagttttaaaagattttgattttaataattataaaattatatatttttaatcaaattttaaaaaaatagttaaatttaataaaatttgaatgagatagattttaaaatttttgaaattaaacgtaaaattttctaaaatatgtcatgaaaatacataaaaatttatcGTGATATTCTTTATATGATTGATAACAAAACTCATAGTATCATTTTAGAAATCTCTAactaaaaatagtttaatatcgtaacttttacaaacataaataactaatttgataaaaaaaaaatttaattgattaatttgatatatttgtatAATTTAAGAACTGTACGAAGTATTTTGCTTAAAAAACTAGCCTACATCCAACCAAAAttatttccaaaataaatataatcgTTATAATAAATCACATATCTCAATTAAAGTTGGTTCACTTAAGGAATTGGTCCACTTCACATGCTGCTGATTTATGGATATTTTTTGCATGtaatttataaatacatttgtaAATGCTCTGAAAGTTGATTGTAGTATTAAACTTATTGAAATTTAGATTGTTTTACTAGTATACTCATGAAGAGAAAATTAGTTTATTGTTTTACTGtagtatttattataaattgcaaaaaaaaaaaatataattaaggataagttaataaaaaataattaatgtagttataaagtaaaaaatatcttataaaaatgaattaaaaaaatctgaagAAGTTCTTATTTTAGGGACAAAACTaataatttcttaatatttatatttagtataaaaaaatacactcataataaattttaatagtcAAGTCATTAAGAATGTATGACTTTAATCAACAAAtagttatttttagattttattttgttcccttaaattttattttattttattttattttgttcccTTGGAcattttagttatatatattagaCACTTCTTTTTAGTTACAAACATTATACTCATTGGTCCCTTAAGATACAAAGATTAGATAATTTGGACTATTAAGTTAAAAACATTAGACCTTGACAGACATAATCAAAGtgtctaatatttataatttaatttagcaTAGGAACTTGACTCCGAAAATGGCGGTGAACGACAGATGGTAGAAGCTATTAATTCATTTGTTCGGGGAGCCTATATGCAGACACTCTAACGATGAAGTCAAAATTTATCAGAGAATGAGAGACTTTTTAGGTTAGAATTTGTGTATACTTTTGTGACCTAATAGGCTCTACTTATATAGTGATTTTTTCTAGGTTTTTTGAAGATTCCTTTTGTGATCATTAGAGAGGAGGTCTATGATCTTCGGATCACCCTCTTGTGTTGAAAGTGTGCCCTTCTAATCAGTGAAAAGTGGACTTCATTTAGTGGTTGTGATTGTCATGAAGTGACTCATAATGGGTGCGTAGGTGAGCTATCATGTCTACCATCACTGAATTCTCACCTTGTTTATTTAGTGGTTATGATTGGAGGTCCAGGTGAGTTACAATAGTCATCACTTTATATTCCATCATTATAGGCAACTTGCTTTAGTTTAGAAGATGTTATGTGATGCTATCTTATTGGTTTGGGTCAATCCAAATTCATGTTGGACCTGAATTATATTGGCATGAACTCGGTCTAGAACAAGAACCAAAAAAATTAAGGGACTAAAGTGTTTAACCatatatatttaagatatttaataaaccaaaataaagaggacaaaaaatttaatagatcaaagtaaaatttaaaatctaaaaaagtttaaaattgcGCGATTGAAAAATTTGAGATCAAAGCTGAAAGTATTTTACATTGCTTCTCACTTTCAAGTTTAAACTTGTTCTTACATCCTTTGTGGATCATCAAAATGAGATAAACTgcatattcttttccaattcCTGCTTCTTGAATTCAAACTCATCAATTTCAGCCAATTGGTTTCTATCAAGCCATTCCATAGTTTCTTCCACTACCTTCTCAAGCTTCTTAACTCTCTCCCTCATTTCATAAACATAATTCTCAAACAATTTCTTTACCTTCACCTTCTTTTTCACCTCCTCATCCGCTACCTTATACATCTCAGCAGCTATCACCATCCTCCTCATCTCTTCAGAACTCAACCTTCCATCCTTGTTACTAATAGTAATCTTCTTTTTCAGCCCTTTTGCCTTATCTTCAGCAGTAACCTCCAAAATACCATCAAcatcaaaacaaacattaatatTTGGAACCCTTTTAGAGAAACCTGAAAGCTCAAATTTCCCAAGAAAAAAGTTATCCTCAGTATTAGCTTCTTCTCCTTCATACACTTTAATCAAAACACTATCTTGATTACTATGAAAGAATGTAGAGAAAAAACTGTCCTTTTTTGTAGGGATCATAGTGTTCTTTGGAATCAAAACAGACATAACATTATCAGCAGTTTCAACACCAAGACTAAGAGGCATAAcatccaacaacaacaactctTTTTCTTGTCTCCTTCATCATTCAATATTGCTGCTTGATCAGCTGCACCATAAGCCACAGCTTCATCGGGATTAATGCTTTTACATGGCTCTTTGACTTCACCGTTGACTTTGAACATTTCTTTCAATAGTTGTTGAATCTTTGGAATTCTAGTTGACCCTCCAACAAGAACAAACTCGTCAACTTGTCTTTTACTAATCTTTGCATCAACCAAACACTTTTCCGCAGTCTCCATGCACTTTTTTGAACAACTCCTTGTTAGTTTCGTCAAACAAAGCTCTAGTAACAGTGACATGTAGATCAATCCCTCCACATAGAGAATCAAGCTAACTAATTGTCTCAGAAGTTGAAGAAAGTAACCTCTTTGCTTTCTCACATGCTAACCTTAACCTCCCCAAAGCTTTAGAattttcactaatgttcaagtCCTTCTTGTACTTTCTCTTAAACAATTCAACAAGACCGTTCAacaaattgttaacaaaatcaACACCACCCAAATGAGTATCTCCTAATGTAGCCTTAACTTTGAAAATTCCCTCATCAATGGTAACCAAAGAAACATCAAAAGTTCCACCACCAAGATCAAACACAAGCACATTCTTCTCACCTTGTCTCCATCTTTCTTGTCCAAACCAAAAGCTATAGCAGCTGCAGTAGGCTCATTGATGATCCTTATCACATTAAAGTCAGCAATTTTCCCTGCATCCTTATAGTAGCTAGTCTTTGTGAGTTGTTGAAGTAAGCAGGAACAGTGATAACAGCATCATTCACTTCATGACCCAAATAACTTTCAGCAACATCATTTAACTTATACAACACAATGGAAAATATCTCTTGAGGTGAAATAAGTTTCTGTTGGCCTTTGTAAGTGATAGCAATCATGGGTTTGTCTTTGTTTTTTGGAACAACCTTAAAAGGCTAAAACTTTATGTCTAGTTGAACTGATTGGTCGGAGAATTTTCGACCAATCAAATGTTTGACATAGAAAATGGTGTTGTGAGGATTTGTGGTTAGTTGGTTTATGGCTGCATCGCCTACAAACCTTTCGGTATCGGTTAAGGCGACGCAAGAAGGAGTGATGCGGTTTCCTTGGTCATTTGGAATGATCTCAACATGATTGTGTTGCCATACTGCAATGCAGCTGTAGGTGTGCCGAGGTCAATGCCTATTGCTTTGTTTTTTCTTGTTGCCATGGGAAAACTAGAGAGTTTGagatgaaagaaagaaaaaaagaataaaaatggtGTTTTGGATGGTGAAGAGAAAATACTAATGTGGATGTAGTAATTGGTGAAAAAGAagtttttgacatttttatgtatttatagGCATAGAAAATGAAGTGATGATGATATGTATTGGGATTATACTATTAGAAGACTTTATTTGATTAAAGATAGGGGATGAGGAAGATGTATGGAAAATACACAATAATTTGTCAATTTCCAAAGAATTTTAATTGGGGTCCTTGATCAAGTCTCGGAATAATGTACTTTGATGCTCATTTTATGAAGAATAAGAGCATGGAGGTAAGATCCAGTACTCTAATCTCCACACCCTAGTTTCAAGACCGTAACTTTAATGAATCTGGCTTGATTTAGACCTTGCTTGTGGTCACAACAAGACCACATATTCTTTGCGGAGTATTTAAATATTCGacttaaaatgtaattttaattcctttattttaaaaagtcaataattttgatttatttttcagatttttaaattaaaaaaatgacaatttaatatatgttaaataatgTAGCATACAACTTTAAGATATAAAACAAtctagatatattaattatttatatatcctaatctaaattacaaaaataaaaatttctgaTTATGATTtcataaatgttaatcattcTAAATCATAgtattatatatcatattatttaaaatatgtcaaatcattattttttttttgttaaaaaattagaatacgAGATCAAAAattgtcatattttaaaataagaggaccgatttcgtgaattgataaaatataagaaGACTATAtctacaattaaatttaaatatgtctttatgTAATATTATGTGTTTAACATGGTATTTTAAAACATAGCTGACATTTTTCGTGTGATAATCTATAAAACATAAAATCCTGCAGTATGATACAATTAAAGGAAACCTAATAATACCGAGGAAGACACCACATAAACTAAGTGCTAAGTTTTACTTTCTTGACCTTTCCAGCTCGTCCAAAGAACACATCTGTATTCAAATATAGTCTGAGAATAATTAGGAAACCCGAGTTATAAATAAGAACTTGTCTCCTTAACATGCTAGATTAAACCAGAAGGTTCAAAATGACAACTCTAGAAGACAACAGTATCAAGCATCATTCCAAGAGTTTGAACGATGTTAGAAGACATCAAATTTGAGACATGCTCTTCGAGGTGCTTCTTGGCGTCTTGTCTTCCCACATTTGCTATTGCAAGCTTCTCAGGGGGTAACTCGTCTTCCTCTTGGACAGCCTTGTTGTATTTGGTAGCTAAGCTCAGCATTTCCTATGTTTCACAAATTAAATGAGGTCCATTAGCATCTAATATACCAGTTAAATAGGGTCGGTTTTCTAATCTTAAAATCAGCATAAGAAAATTACATTATGCAGCCAGTATAATTGATCAATAAGGTAGGCAATAATCCACCTCACAAGTATCCTTAAATTACCTGAACAGTCTGTTCATTAGTTTTGGAATGTGTATCAAAACGCCTAAGTGTCAAACCATCAGTCCATTTCTTCTTGTGAAGATTAAGCAGCATCTTCTCCTCAAGTTCATTCTTCCTGTAATTGATGGCTATGGAATAATAATGTCGGTTCAACCCGTGGATCAATGCCTAAAGATGGGCAAAATAGGTAGGTCAGAACTAGTAAAAATAAGTGCAAAATAAAtgcttcaaaaaaaaaaaaaaggagtatagaagtcaaaaaagaaaaaagggtTTGAGAGACACACTTGAATGGACGGTTTATTCAGATGCCCCAGATTGGATGTTGTTTGTCTTGGTTCTTGTCCAAGCATCATTGTCTGTGGATTGATCAATCGAAAAGCATCAATCACCACCTTTCCTTTAACACTTTGTATTGGATCCACAACTACAGCCACTGCTCGCTGATTCAAAGCCTCAAAACTCTGCAGGACACGTACAATTTACTTACATTAACCAGCAGCACAAACAAATAATTGATAAGAAACAAGAGTAATTCTAACCCTTAGGCCTAGCTAGAAACTTCGATCCcaaacaattcaaatttcaaGTTTACAAAATACGCAATAGTTGGCACTTGGCAGTGCGTTCCATGACACTAACTTCAATTAGCAAGAAAATGGTTTACTTCCAATGATAGCgtggaaattttttatataaaaatgaacTCCTTAATTGAGGAATCAGAGCAAGCTTCCATACTTAACAAATATTGACTTTCTAAGAAATCAGGAGGAAATCAAATATTTTCAGTTAGTAATTAACCTCAATTCTCTTCACAAATAAAGAGTACAACTACAATGGAAATatcaattatcaaaattaaaatacatctAGCTAGCAATTTAAGCCCCAACTTAACTTGTGTGGGTGATATAGtcattaaattaatcaaaatcatTTTACAGTACTCTTTCTGTTAAGCTAGCACAGAGAATAGTAGTATGGTCTATGTATGTTGTGATCTTCCAGGGGAAACTAACCAAAGCCATGTTGGCAATTTTGATGGGACTGATAATAGGTTCATAAATCAGAGTAGTTATAAGCTGAGGGTTAGACGGTTAGTATAGTGGGCTGGAAAAGTTTCAGATGCTATATTGTTCTCTTTTCTATTAATTTCAGAAACAGATTTATTGACTACGGTGCTTTCCACACAACTCTTCAAAAACAAAGATTGttcaacaaaaataagaaacttgaatataaaaaaaacagaaaCACTGAGAAGTGTATTCACACCAAAGAGATACATGTAAAGATGCCAACAAAAGTAAAACAATGACATTCAAACCACATTGCTAAAAGTTATAAAAAGAACCATTAAATCAAAACTAATGGGATCATGCAACATATAGATACTTTGGATTGAGCAATACTACATACAGAAACAACACATAAATGCACAAATACTACCTGTTGAGTATTTATGTCAACACCAGACAACCAACAGCCAAATCCAGGATGTGAATGGTACCAACCAACAACCATCTCTGGTCTGCAACACAATCgccatgaaaataaattaaaggatcCAAGCAAAAACAAGAAtaagaaaattacaaaaataataaaaataaaataccgtCCAGTTTGTTTGAGCATATCGAGCATATTAGTCTGAAAAACATGATCAACAGCTTCAACACTAACACCAGTTCCACTCTGTGGCATAGCAAAAACATCAACAACACGAACAGTATATTCATCCACGAATTCTCCAAGCATCAAACCCATAACCTCCATGGGTACCCCAGCCCTTCctagttaatttaataaaaaaataaaaagaatgaataaTATGAAACCCTAATTATTGAAATTGGATAGGATGTGATTGAATTAGGATAAAAATGGGAAGTTTACCGTGCTTAAGCATCTTGAGAAGAGCGAGGGAAGAGATGTAGACTTGCTCGGAGGAATCGAGGGTTGGGGAATCTGGAGGTGGATGCCCTAACGTTCCACCTGCACCTGCGAACATTCTTTGAAGCCTTTCCATGTCGATTCACGAAATTTCTGTTTGGATTTGGAATTTGAAGGAGATGGTTTCACTGAGATTTGAAGTTGAAGCAAACTATCGTTACTTGATGCGCCTACTTTTAATGcttctctatctctctctcatTCGGTGTTACGAATTTgggatttttattttgtttataaaatagagatttaatttcaattttgttccctctattttaattgaatcacGAAACTACTCCACTTTTATTTCTCTTCAATTGTGGtcttcaaacataattttagtccaaaatttgatgaagtgatatttttaaagtcacaccatttatgatcatatatttcaggtataATTGTTGCACAATAAGATCTTGAGGTCTGatataacttaaataaatacaaaacaatgaaatttcatcaagttttggaccaaaatttcGAATTGGAGGACTAAaacctataaaaaaataaaatggggAGACTATTTTcacgattcaactaaaataggagaCCAAAACCGCAATTaagtctaaaataaaatattcatcttCCCAATAAGAAAATTTTAgctttcatttaaaaaaaatatattattttcattttagaaGAAACGGTTTCTACTGTTATTAATTTAGCGAAGTATTTGTTCAAATTCAGAACAAGACGTTCAACTTAATAAAATCGACAAAATACTCGTacttattaaattttgttatattcatATTGTTTACTTCGTGTTTATAATCtatctaaaaatttatataaatttaaaatttcacacTTCATCAATCTAATCATATAATACTAATTCATTTTAAGCTTAACAAAATGATCATAACTACCAAGCTCGCACATTTCAATAcctatttgtttgtttgttgttgAAACATTGCACATCAACGTTGCAATTGAAGCAACAAAGAGGAAGGGGATACCAACATGGAGACCTAGTTTAAGTATCATAAAATGAGTgagtttctttaaaataatgaaGCAAGTTCTTTGCATAATGCAAACCCACCTCATTAACGGTCTCACttataaatataagatataagaaataaaataaggggaacacaaaaataataaaagatcaaatatttcaaaatcacaaaaatttTTAATATCACATTTCAACTTAAAACTTTGATATAGTTGATATATGgataataatttttgtaagCAAAGTTTGGTGTATAAAGAGGTCATTGCAGAGGAAGAGATTTCAAGTACGTCAACAACTCAACTaacattaataatcaaatgctatatatataatactctttttattttaaaataattatggcatttgataattttatacaaattaaaaaaggaTAATAAACAAAAGAGATAATATTGATTTAaccaaattatcattattaacTATTGGtttagtttaaatataaaaaaatataaagtgaaataataataaattaagagtaatgtatatattattaattagcaaatacaaaattttaaagttgtattgaaaacaaaaaataaattttttttgaataaattaattttacaaatgtaACCATTAGTGTGAGACGAATGAaccaataaataattaaaaaagtaaaatcaaTACGGAGAGAAAATTCAAAACTTAATAACACaagttattttaagaaaaaagagaaaaagagaattaatttcataagaaaacaaataaaaataattaataatgcaTATTTggattcaattttatatttgaaaatataaaaccaTGGCGAGACAATGAGTTTAATCAAAAGCTACCTCTTTTTATTGTtccacttttttgtttttgacaaacCACAGTGATATGAGCTGTTATTTGCATATTTAAGTCTTTATTCAAAACATAACTCTGCCtcattttatattcaaaaataaattttgaccTTAAATAACCAAACACACTAAAACTccatttaagaaataaaaattaaaaacagcaCATACCAAACAGGACTAGTAAACCAGGAATTTCACAAGAGAAAAAGTATGACTTATATTCCTTTCACAAATGCATGAGTTTAACTTCCATGCCACTAAAAACATGTTAGATAAATGATCTATAAATACTTTGTGCTCTTTTAAGTTTTGAAAATATACTCTAAAtcataaactttatttatttatttaaaaaaaaggaagCCTCAGCCTCCAGTGAACTGAACCATGTGGATGGACTATGGTCCCTAAAGATTACAAAAAAACGCGTTTTCAGACAATACATTAATATTCTTATTATCATTGTTGTTACAGTCAAACAAACCCCAAATAGTTGTTATTATACCTTTTTAGAACATacaagagaaagagaaagaaaacaacaacaacaacttcaAACCTCACCAACAGCtactataacatcaaagtccaaccttttttttttcttcttctcattctcttttaataaaaaaactgaaCTTTCCATGTTCCTGTTGTTGTACACTTGACCATGGAAAACCCAACTTCAACAACAAGCTCTGATTCTCTCCCTGCAACTCTTTTCAACTCAATCCAAGCTTTGGGTCGTGGCTTTGATGTTACATCAGATATTAGGCTTCTCTATTGCAAAGGGGCACCTGGGTCTAGACTTGTTCATCTTGATCACAATCATAATAGGGATCTTGTTCTCTCTCAACACCTTGTTGTTCCTAATGTCTCTTTGGACATTGATTTCTCCCTTGGGAAGAGTGGTATCAACAAGACCCCTGTTTGTACTTTCCAAGAGGTAATTCATTATTTccattcattctttttttttttcttctagattttgattttttttattgcttcAGAGGGTAATAATATCTCAGATTGattattttccatttttatttatttatttatttattttattggcaAATGTTAATTGTTAGTATGTTATTACGATAGTCAGAGTTTTATTAAGAATCTTGATAGAAAACATGAAAAGGAGATAATATTAAAACGAAGATAAATTCTATATTGATAGAATAAGAAAAAGATACCAAATGAATACATAAAAGACTTTATATATAGAGTTAGTGGAGACTTAACAAACTAACCATGTAGAAACTAATtctaactaatttttatttctaataagTTTGTTGATTGGTTTTCGTTAAGTAGAACGTTATCGGGGAGTTTAGTAAAATTGCACCTTACTTGAATTAGACTCTGCATTGGTATTGAACAATTATGTGAACCATTTAGCCGAGCTCTGAATGGTATCAATGCATTaactttatgttttatttatatgcAAAACAAGGCTTTATTTTATCTTGCAACCTCTGCAAATTTCCAACAAAGTTTCTACTTACTGTGGTTATGTTATTGGTACTA
Protein-coding sequences here:
- the LOC101491597 gene encoding 26S proteasome non-ATPase regulatory subunit 14 homolog, whose product is MERLQRMFAGAGGTLGHPPPDSPTLDSSEQVYISSLALLKMLKHGRAGVPMEVMGLMLGEFVDEYTVRVVDVFAMPQSGTGVSVEAVDHVFQTNMLDMLKQTGRPEMVVGWYHSHPGFGCWLSGVDINTQQSFEALNQRAVAVVVDPIQSVKGKVVIDAFRLINPQTMMLGQEPRQTTSNLGHLNKPSIQALIHGLNRHYYSIAINYRKNELEEKMLLNLHKKKWTDGLTLRRFDTHSKTNEQTVQEMLSLATKYNKAVQEEDELPPEKLAIANVGRQDAKKHLEEHVSNLMSSNIVQTLGMMLDTVVF